One part of the [Pantoea] beijingensis genome encodes these proteins:
- the fliE gene encoding flagellar hook-basal body complex protein FliE, with protein sequence MRQKMAIQGIESVIQQLHVTGLHAANKATQGADHIDFAGQLNAALGKISESQDVARTQAQNFELGKPGVALNDVMVNMQKSAVSMQLGIQVRNKLVAAYQEMMNMQV encoded by the coding sequence TTGAGGCAAAAGATGGCTATTCAAGGTATCGAAAGCGTTATTCAACAGTTACACGTGACGGGGCTACACGCTGCTAATAAAGCTACGCAGGGTGCCGATCATATCGATTTCGCCGGGCAGTTGAATGCGGCGCTGGGTAAGATCAGCGAAAGCCAGGATGTTGCTCGCACGCAGGCCCAGAACTTTGAGTTGGGCAAGCCGGGAGTCGCCCTGAATGACGTGATGGTAAATATGCAGAAATCGGCAGTTTCAATGCAGCTAGGTATCCAGGTCCGCAATAAACTGGTTGCGGCGTATCAGGAAATGATGAATATGCAGGTTTGA
- a CDS encoding CsbD family protein, which produces MFEQAKDKVDEAIGAGQEQFGKATRSPEHEIKGKVRKQLARGSYVVDDFVDSVKEQTKSSPLASLAIAVGVGFVLGKVIGRK; this is translated from the coding sequence ATGTTTGAACAGGCAAAAGACAAAGTTGATGAAGCTATCGGTGCCGGCCAGGAGCAGTTCGGTAAAGCTACCCGCTCACCGGAGCATGAAATAAAAGGTAAGGTTCGCAAACAACTTGCCCGCGGAAGTTATGTAGTTGATGATTTTGTCGACAGCGTGAAGGAACAAACAAAGAGTTCTCCACTCGCTTCGCTGGCCATTGCCGTTGGCGTAGGCTTTGTGCTGGGTAAAGTGATCGGCCGTAAATAA
- a CDS encoding DinI-like family protein, translated as MFVELIYDKRNVAGLNNANEIIHEELEKRIHRAFPEAQVKVKPMQRNAIETDASKSDKAIMARIIEEMFEEADMWLVAD; from the coding sequence ATGTTTGTCGAGTTGATTTATGATAAACGCAACGTGGCAGGACTTAACAATGCCAATGAAATTATCCATGAAGAGTTAGAAAAACGCATTCATCGTGCTTTTCCGGAGGCGCAGGTAAAAGTCAAACCGATGCAGCGCAACGCGATCGAAACCGATGCCAGTAAAAGCGATAAGGCGATTATGGCACGTATTATTGAAGAAATGTTTGAAGAAGCAGACATGTGGTTGGTGGCAGATTAA
- the fliI gene encoding flagellar protein export ATPase FliI: MSSRLSRWLGALDAFEERLSRVPAVRRYGRLTRATGLVLEATGLQLPLGATCVIERQEADHITEVESEVVGFNGQKLFLMPLEEVEGILPGARVFARVTGGKQYNGKQLLLGPELLGRVLDGSGRPLDGLPSPETGYRAALVTPPFNPLQRTPITDVLDTGVRAINALLTVGRGQRMGLFAGSGVGKSVLLGMMARYTKADVIVVGLIGERGREVKDFIDNILGVEGRTRSVVIAAPADVSPLLRMQGAAYATRIAEDFRDRGQHVLLIMDSLTRYAMAQREIALAIGEPPATKGYPPSVFAKLPALVERAGNGISGGGSITAFYTVLTEGDDQQDPIADSARAILDGHIVLSRRLAEAGHYPAIDIEASISRAMTSLVDDTHYARVRQFKQLLSSYQRNRDLISVGAYAAGSDPLLDNAIRLYPELEAFLQQGIFERSQYDDACLHLQAIFG; this comes from the coding sequence ATGTCATCCCGTCTTTCACGCTGGCTTGGCGCCCTGGATGCTTTTGAAGAGCGTCTAAGTCGGGTACCTGCGGTGCGGCGCTACGGGCGCCTCACCCGCGCGACAGGCCTGGTTCTGGAGGCGACTGGCTTGCAGTTACCGCTTGGTGCGACCTGCGTTATCGAACGGCAAGAAGCAGATCATATTACCGAAGTCGAAAGCGAAGTCGTGGGTTTTAACGGACAAAAACTGTTCCTCATGCCGCTGGAGGAAGTGGAAGGTATTCTGCCCGGAGCCCGCGTCTTTGCCCGTGTTACCGGTGGGAAACAATACAATGGCAAGCAACTGCTGCTGGGACCTGAACTCTTAGGGCGAGTACTTGACGGTAGCGGACGCCCGCTTGATGGCCTGCCGTCACCGGAAACGGGCTACCGCGCCGCATTAGTGACGCCGCCGTTTAACCCGCTACAGCGGACGCCAATTACCGATGTCCTTGATACCGGCGTCCGCGCGATTAACGCCCTGTTGACCGTTGGGCGCGGCCAGCGGATGGGGCTTTTTGCCGGCTCAGGCGTCGGGAAAAGCGTGCTGCTTGGCATGATGGCACGTTACACCAAAGCCGATGTGATTGTCGTGGGATTGATTGGCGAGCGTGGGCGCGAAGTTAAAGACTTTATTGACAATATCTTAGGCGTTGAAGGCCGGACTCGCTCAGTGGTGATCGCAGCGCCGGCTGATGTATCACCGTTATTACGTATGCAGGGTGCCGCCTATGCCACGCGTATTGCCGAAGATTTCCGTGATCGCGGCCAGCATGTATTGCTGATTATGGACTCACTGACGCGTTATGCCATGGCTCAACGTGAAATAGCCTTGGCTATTGGTGAACCTCCTGCCACCAAAGGTTACCCACCTTCGGTTTTTGCCAAATTACCCGCGCTGGTTGAACGTGCCGGAAACGGTATCAGTGGCGGCGGTTCGATTACCGCGTTCTATACCGTATTAACCGAAGGCGACGATCAACAAGATCCCATTGCCGATTCTGCGCGCGCCATTCTTGATGGGCATATTGTCCTTTCTCGTCGTTTGGCAGAAGCCGGGCACTATCCCGCCATTGATATTGAAGCCTCAATTAGCCGGGCGATGACCTCGTTGGTCGACGACACCCATTATGCGCGGGTACGCCAGTTCAAACAGTTATTGTCGAGCTATCAGCGTAACCGCGATTTGATCAGCGTGGGCGCCTATGCTGCAGGAAGCGACCCGCTACTGGATAACGCGATACGACTTTACCCGGAACTGGAAGCCTTTCTTCAACAGGGCATTTTTGAGCGCAGCCAGTATGATGACGCCTGTTTGCATTTACAGGCTATTTTTGGTTAA
- a CDS encoding YnfU family zinc-binding protein produces the protein MTTMLNLDSLRFFRTRTKSIKCPSCALTDKQLSSKISKDHTMICSHCGAYFTASQSKTAKSTS, from the coding sequence ATGACTACAATGCTGAATCTCGATAGCTTACGGTTTTTCAGAACGCGAACTAAATCAATAAAATGCCCATCCTGCGCCTTAACGGATAAGCAATTATCATCAAAAATCAGCAAAGACCACACGATGATATGTTCTCATTGTGGCGCGTATTTTACGGCAAGCCAAAGTAAGACAGCGAAAAGCACATCATAA
- a CDS encoding flagellar hook-length control protein FliK, which produces MITLPTLPTSATLPVSFDDSVASNTSTAEDGIEQAFFTLISDHLTAKVNSAADDHSAVTPVNGERKAAPGAKLSTRSAGNEKPEVLTTLLHVENRQSVNKAADEKETLEHSALNESDKQALQALFAMLPPVTTNPLATLQKSTQKSSNVAQPIPEGRSVPPLVTQGSITSPDGVSGNSNNPTPPEAFFAAASAGNPSPTAPNLSASIISAPIQQAMSDSTRHNGDTPLAIKSDDTLNVNIPTAASSPLIPSTGTTTMAPATTSLNVQLGSPEWQQALGQHIVMFSRNGQQNAELKLHPQDLGTLQISLKLDNDQAQLTLVSGHSHVRAALEAAMPQLRSALAENGITLGQSNVSSESFPQHQSFSEQQQSPRESPHNGAVHMINDDEITAVAVPVSLQARIAGDRAVDIFA; this is translated from the coding sequence ATGATCACACTCCCTACGCTTCCGACATCAGCCACTTTACCTGTCAGTTTTGATGATTCCGTAGCCAGTAATACATCCACGGCTGAAGATGGTATTGAACAGGCATTCTTCACTCTGATCAGCGATCATCTTACTGCGAAAGTTAATTCTGCCGCGGACGATCATTCTGCGGTGACCCCGGTTAATGGCGAAAGGAAAGCCGCTCCCGGAGCCAAATTGTCTACACGCAGCGCGGGCAACGAGAAGCCTGAAGTCCTTACCACGCTGCTGCATGTCGAAAACCGCCAAAGCGTGAACAAAGCTGCCGATGAGAAAGAGACGCTGGAACATAGCGCATTAAACGAAAGCGATAAACAGGCACTACAGGCGCTTTTTGCTATGCTGCCGCCCGTCACAACCAATCCGCTCGCCACATTGCAAAAAAGTACGCAAAAAAGTAGTAATGTCGCTCAGCCCATCCCCGAGGGACGGTCTGTCCCGCCGCTCGTCACACAGGGCTCCATAACATCGCCGGATGGCGTATCAGGGAATAGCAACAACCCTACCCCACCTGAGGCATTCTTTGCAGCAGCCTCTGCAGGGAATCCCTCCCCTACGGCCCCAAATTTGAGCGCTTCCATTATCAGCGCACCCATTCAGCAGGCGATGAGCGATAGCACTCGGCATAATGGCGACACCCCGCTAGCCATAAAGAGCGACGACACGCTGAACGTGAATATCCCTACAGCCGCATCCTCACCGCTAATCCCTTCGACGGGCACCACAACAATGGCACCCGCAACGACCTCGCTGAATGTGCAGTTGGGTAGCCCGGAGTGGCAACAGGCGCTGGGGCAACACATCGTCATGTTCAGCCGTAACGGTCAACAAAATGCCGAATTAAAGTTACATCCCCAGGACCTCGGTACGCTTCAAATCAGCCTGAAACTGGATAATGATCAGGCACAGTTGACTCTGGTTTCCGGGCATAGCCATGTGCGTGCCGCGTTGGAAGCGGCTATGCCTCAGTTGCGCAGCGCGTTAGCAGAAAACGGTATCACGCTGGGACAAAGCAACGTCAGCAGCGAGTCTTTTCCTCAACACCAGTCCTTCAGCGAACAACAGCAATCACCACGAGAATCACCGCATAACGGCGCTGTCCACATGATAAACGACGACGAGATCACCGCTGTCGCCGTGCCCGTCAGCTTACAAGCACGAATAGCAGGCGATCGGGCCGTTGATATTTTCGCCTAA
- the fliG gene encoding flagellar motor switch protein FliG, with protein MSLKGSEKSAILMMTIGEERAAEVFKHLGAREVQHLSAAMANMKQISHKQLTDVLREFEKEAEQFAALSLNSNDYLRSVLIKALGEERAASLLEDILETRETTTGMETLNFMEPQSAADLIRDEHPQIIATILVHLKRGQAADILALFDDRLRHDVMLRIATFGGVQPAALAELTEVLNTLLDGQNLKRAKMGGVRTAAEIINLMKSQQEEAVIEAVREFDGELAQKIIDEMFLFENLVEVDDRSIQRLLQEVESEQLLIALKGSEQPLREKFLKNMSQRAADILRDDLANRGPVRMSSVENEQKAILLIVRRLAESGEMVIGGGEETYV; from the coding sequence ATGAGCCTGAAAGGTAGCGAAAAAAGCGCCATTTTAATGATGACCATTGGTGAAGAGCGTGCGGCCGAGGTATTTAAACACCTCGGAGCGCGTGAAGTTCAGCACCTCAGCGCCGCTATGGCGAATATGAAACAGATTTCACACAAGCAACTGACCGATGTGCTGCGTGAATTCGAGAAAGAAGCTGAGCAGTTCGCCGCATTAAGCCTCAATTCCAATGATTACCTGCGTTCAGTCTTGATCAAAGCATTAGGCGAGGAGCGTGCCGCCAGCCTGCTGGAAGATATCCTCGAAACGCGGGAAACCACAACCGGCATGGAAACGCTCAACTTTATGGAGCCCCAGTCGGCGGCAGACCTTATCCGTGATGAGCATCCGCAGATCATCGCTACCATTCTGGTTCACCTCAAACGCGGCCAGGCGGCTGATATCCTGGCGCTGTTTGACGATCGTTTGCGCCATGATGTGATGCTGCGTATTGCCACCTTCGGTGGCGTACAGCCTGCAGCACTGGCTGAGCTGACCGAGGTGCTCAATACCCTGCTTGATGGTCAAAACCTCAAACGCGCAAAAATGGGCGGTGTGAGAACCGCTGCCGAAATTATTAACCTGATGAAATCACAGCAAGAAGAAGCCGTTATTGAAGCGGTCCGTGAATTCGATGGCGAGCTGGCACAAAAAATTATCGACGAGATGTTCCTGTTCGAAAACCTGGTAGAAGTCGACGATCGCAGTATTCAGCGTCTGTTACAGGAAGTGGAATCGGAGCAACTATTGATTGCGCTGAAAGGTTCAGAACAGCCACTGCGTGAAAAATTCCTCAAGAATATGTCGCAACGTGCCGCAGATATTCTGCGCGACGACCTGGCTAATCGTGGTCCGGTACGCATGTCTTCAGTGGAGAACGAACAGAAAGCTATTCTGCTGATCGTTCGCCGCCTTGCGGAAAGCGGTGAAATGGTTATTGGCGGGGGCGAAGAAACCTATGTCTGA
- the fliH gene encoding flagellar assembly protein FliH gives MSDAFSSRPWKAWQPDDLGYIPKAASEELIETALPANEPDSQQSQLEMLQLQVRNEAQSIGYAEGQQKGLSEGQKAGYDAGYQQGLAEAQQRHAPIQARMQQLVTEFHHTLEALDSVISARLMQLALEAARQVIGQATAVDGSALLRQIQQLIQQEPMFSGKPQLRVHPDDLQQVEQTLGATLNLHGWRLLADNTLHPGGCKVSAEDGDLDASVATRWHELCRLAAPGER, from the coding sequence ATGTCTGATGCATTTTCTTCCCGGCCATGGAAAGCCTGGCAACCCGACGACCTGGGCTATATCCCCAAAGCGGCGTCAGAAGAACTTATTGAGACGGCACTGCCTGCCAACGAGCCGGATTCCCAACAGAGCCAGTTGGAAATGCTCCAACTGCAGGTACGTAACGAAGCGCAGAGTATTGGCTACGCGGAAGGCCAACAAAAAGGGCTCAGTGAGGGTCAAAAAGCAGGTTATGACGCGGGCTATCAGCAAGGATTAGCGGAAGCTCAGCAGCGACATGCGCCAATCCAGGCCCGTATGCAGCAGTTAGTGACCGAATTTCACCATACCCTCGAAGCATTGGATAGCGTTATTTCCGCGCGCCTGATGCAGCTTGCGCTGGAGGCAGCGCGCCAGGTGATCGGCCAGGCAACGGCGGTTGACGGATCAGCGCTGCTGCGCCAAATCCAGCAGTTGATTCAGCAGGAACCTATGTTTAGCGGCAAACCTCAACTACGCGTACACCCCGATGATCTTCAGCAGGTGGAACAAACGCTCGGCGCCACACTTAATCTCCATGGCTGGCGGCTGCTGGCAGACAACACGCTGCACCCGGGTGGCTGTAAAGTCAGCGCTGAGGATGGCGATCTGGATGCCAGCGTCGCCACCCGCTGGCATGAGCTCTGTCGCCTTGCCGCACCGGGAGAGCGCTGA
- the iraP gene encoding anti-adapter protein IraP, producing the protein MKQLVIDILLKMAKMDVDAKELTAQVEAQSLLIAALMLTAGKQGSNSISENVQSAIMAASTSSTEFLQTDVDLLLTHVNRLLAVTRYVDEKSEIEE; encoded by the coding sequence ATGAAACAGTTGGTAATCGACATTTTACTGAAGATGGCAAAAATGGATGTGGATGCCAAAGAACTTACGGCGCAGGTTGAAGCGCAATCGCTGCTGATCGCCGCGCTAATGCTTACTGCCGGAAAACAGGGCTCAAACTCTATTTCTGAAAATGTACAAAGTGCCATTATGGCGGCGTCAACGTCTTCAACTGAATTTTTGCAAACGGACGTGGATTTACTGTTGACACATGTGAATCGTTTATTAGCGGTAACACGTTATGTCGATGAAAAATCAGAGATAGAAGAGTAA
- a CDS encoding DUF6388 family protein: protein MKTPEEYYAIARDMFLQAHPDFSAALDKISPQDAQSLGMTQERLRAIQADRIYAAFLRAKKQDGILFSIQLAEPNKEVAAQAIERYLRSHAEALGMTWEEFCIKNEL from the coding sequence ATGAAAACCCCAGAAGAGTATTACGCTATTGCCCGCGATATGTTTTTGCAGGCACACCCGGATTTCAGCGCCGCGCTGGATAAAATCAGCCCCCAGGATGCCCAATCGCTGGGTATGACGCAAGAACGACTGCGCGCAATCCAGGCCGATCGCATTTACGCAGCTTTCCTGCGAGCCAAAAAACAGGATGGGATCCTGTTCTCAATCCAACTGGCTGAGCCCAATAAAGAGGTTGCGGCACAGGCGATTGAACGTTATTTACGCTCCCATGCTGAAGCGCTGGGAATGACCTGGGAAGAGTTCTGTATCAAAAATGAATTGTAA
- the fliF gene encoding flagellar basal-body MS-ring/collar protein FliF: MNASVAQNSADKKGISDLLARLRANPRIPVMIAAAAAIAIVIAMVLWAKQPDYRVLYNNLTDEDGGAIVTQLSQMNVPYRFKENGGALMVPAEQVHELRLRLAQQGLPKGGAVGFELLDKEKFGISQFSEQINYQRALEGELARTIETFGPVKNARVHLAMPKPTLFVREQKSPSASVTLNLQPGRTLDEGQINAVVHMVSSSVAGLPPGNVTVVDQTGRLLTHADAAGRDLNDAQLKYTSEVENRYQQRIEAILGPLVGPGNVHAQVTAQIDFDASEQTDEQYKPNADPNNAAVRSRQSSLSEQSGGQYAGGVPGALSNQPAPANSAPIQTPNTNNNAAANNTNTANATNAATAASAANERAAPTNMRKDDTTNYEVDRTIRHTKMNVGNVKRLSVAVVVNYRLDEQGKNVALNDNQIKQIEDLTREAMGYSTGRGDSVNVVNSPFTPTAVSGGELPFWQQQSFFEQVLVAGRWLLVLLVAFILWRKVIRPQLIRKQMQDNATAEALATRNMQHQEQDAYTVNLSKDELDQQHKSQQRLSAEVLSQRIRAMSENDPRVVALVIRQWMSNEL; encoded by the coding sequence ATGAACGCTTCGGTCGCTCAAAACTCAGCAGATAAAAAAGGCATCAGCGATCTTCTGGCACGCCTGCGCGCCAATCCCCGAATTCCTGTGATGATTGCCGCAGCAGCAGCGATTGCAATCGTTATCGCGATGGTGCTATGGGCAAAACAGCCTGATTATCGTGTGCTTTATAATAATCTGACCGATGAAGACGGTGGCGCGATCGTCACGCAGCTAAGTCAAATGAATGTGCCCTACCGTTTCAAAGAAAACGGCGGTGCATTAATGGTTCCAGCTGAGCAGGTGCATGAGCTGCGCCTGCGCCTGGCGCAACAGGGACTTCCCAAAGGGGGAGCGGTTGGCTTTGAACTACTGGACAAAGAGAAGTTTGGTATCAGCCAGTTCAGTGAACAGATCAACTATCAGCGCGCGCTGGAAGGTGAACTGGCACGCACCATCGAAACATTTGGCCCGGTTAAAAACGCACGCGTACACCTGGCCATGCCAAAACCTACCCTGTTTGTTCGTGAACAAAAATCGCCTTCCGCCTCCGTTACGCTGAACCTGCAGCCGGGCCGGACGTTGGACGAAGGACAAATCAATGCGGTGGTTCACATGGTTTCCAGCAGCGTAGCCGGTCTACCACCGGGTAACGTCACCGTGGTGGATCAAACGGGACGCCTGCTCACGCATGCTGATGCTGCCGGACGCGATTTGAACGATGCCCAGTTGAAATACACGAGCGAAGTTGAAAATCGTTACCAACAGCGTATTGAAGCCATTCTCGGCCCGCTGGTCGGGCCGGGAAATGTCCATGCCCAAGTGACCGCCCAAATTGATTTTGACGCCAGTGAACAAACTGACGAGCAGTATAAACCGAATGCGGATCCCAATAACGCCGCCGTGCGTTCCAGACAAAGCAGCCTGAGTGAACAGTCGGGTGGACAGTACGCGGGGGGCGTACCCGGCGCGTTGTCTAACCAACCCGCGCCAGCGAATTCTGCCCCCATTCAAACCCCAAATACCAATAATAATGCGGCAGCAAATAATACCAACACGGCGAACGCCACTAACGCAGCAACCGCGGCCAGTGCCGCTAACGAGCGCGCGGCGCCAACCAATATGCGGAAAGACGATACCACTAACTATGAGGTCGACCGCACCATTCGCCACACAAAAATGAATGTTGGCAACGTCAAGCGTCTCTCCGTGGCCGTAGTGGTCAATTATCGTCTTGATGAGCAGGGAAAAAATGTTGCGCTAAATGATAACCAAATTAAACAGATTGAGGACCTGACGCGTGAAGCGATGGGATATTCAACCGGACGCGGCGACAGCGTAAATGTTGTCAATTCGCCATTTACGCCGACGGCGGTTAGCGGTGGCGAGCTGCCCTTCTGGCAACAACAATCGTTCTTTGAACAGGTGCTGGTCGCTGGTCGCTGGCTGTTGGTGCTGCTGGTCGCCTTCATTCTCTGGCGCAAGGTGATCCGCCCGCAGCTCATACGTAAGCAGATGCAGGATAACGCCACCGCCGAGGCTCTTGCCACGCGCAATATGCAGCATCAGGAGCAGGATGCCTATACGGTAAACCTCAGTAAAGATGAGCTTGACCAACAGCATAAATCCCAACAGCGCCTGAGTGCAGAAGTGCTGAGCCAGCGCATCCGCGCTATGTCTGAAAACGATCCGCGCGTCGTGGCGCTGGTTATTCGTCAATGGATGAGCAACGAACTATGA
- the yedD gene encoding lipoprotein YedD — protein MKKWMVLSAIALSGCTQITNYDQAVKTPAPAALLGVWQSMGPQSGLISPDAIATLIVTEQGDTLDCRQWQRVIAKPGKLTVRADEYVNVNKQLRVMPLDVENGVMYYDKLKLHKVDTPTAECQQALEAVQQQPDSKTIQNIAPEAFK, from the coding sequence ATGAAAAAGTGGATGGTACTCAGTGCGATAGCGCTAAGCGGCTGTACGCAAATTACCAATTACGATCAGGCCGTTAAAACGCCAGCACCCGCCGCTTTACTCGGGGTTTGGCAAAGTATGGGACCGCAAAGTGGTTTAATCAGTCCTGATGCAATTGCCACTCTTATTGTTACTGAGCAAGGGGATACGCTCGATTGCCGTCAGTGGCAGCGGGTGATTGCGAAGCCTGGCAAGCTGACTGTCCGTGCTGACGAGTATGTTAATGTGAATAAGCAGCTGCGTGTTATGCCACTGGATGTAGAGAATGGCGTGATGTACTACGACAAGCTGAAATTGCATAAAGTGGATACACCCACGGCAGAATGCCAGCAGGCACTGGAAGCGGTACAGCAGCAGCCGGATAGCAAAACGATCCAAAATATTGCTCCCGAAGCGTTTAAGTAA
- the fliJ gene encoding flagellar export protein FliJ, with product MAKQQTPIATLCGLAQKDLEQAARQLGEMRHAHQQADEQLSMLLNYQDEYRNKLNDTLTQGIASTRWHNYHQFIQTLEKAIEQHRHQLAQWSSKLEQALQQWRARQQRLHAYETLQARAQANELLQENRLDQKRMDEFAQRATLRKGE from the coding sequence ATGGCAAAACAGCAGACGCCGATCGCCACTCTGTGCGGACTGGCGCAAAAAGATCTGGAGCAAGCCGCACGGCAACTCGGCGAGATGCGGCATGCCCATCAGCAAGCCGATGAACAATTGTCCATGCTGCTAAATTATCAGGATGAATACCGCAATAAGCTTAACGATACCCTAACTCAGGGTATTGCCAGCACCCGCTGGCACAATTATCACCAGTTTATTCAAACGCTTGAAAAAGCCATTGAGCAGCATCGTCATCAACTGGCGCAATGGAGTTCAAAACTGGAACAGGCGTTACAACAATGGCGAGCGAGGCAGCAGCGGCTCCATGCTTATGAAACGCTGCAGGCCCGTGCGCAAGCGAATGAGCTGTTACAAGAAAACCGTCTCGATCAGAAACGGATGGATGAATTTGCCCAGCGGGCAACCTTGAGGAAAGGCGAATGA
- the cspE gene encoding transcription antiterminator/RNA stability regulator CspE — translation MSNKMTGLVKWFNAEKGFGFISPTDGSKDVFVHFSAIQGDNFKTLDEGQSVEFSVENGAKGPSATNVVAR, via the coding sequence ATGTCTAATAAAATGACTGGTTTAGTAAAATGGTTTAACGCTGAGAAAGGTTTTGGCTTTATTTCTCCTACCGATGGTAGCAAAGATGTATTCGTACATTTTTCTGCAATCCAGGGTGATAACTTCAAAACGCTGGACGAAGGTCAGAGCGTAGAGTTCTCTGTTGAGAACGGCGCTAAAGGTCCTTCAGCGACCAACGTTGTTGCACGCTAA